ATACCGATCTTGGCGAGGATTCATCGAAAATAGATGGCGAGTTTGAGtttgaattgtttgaattttccaTTGAATTTAATTCGAAATCGGTTTCCAATACCGATAATGGGACATTTTCCACATCGCTTCTGGCACCGTATAATGGATCCGTTTGCCAAATGTTGAATTTGGGAATTTCGGCATACGTCCACCTCGAGTAAACACCCTTTTCAGTTAATGGtaaatggaaatatttGGTGTATTGGAAAATAACGTATGATAAGACAGAACCTGCCATTAGATCTACGAAGTAGTGATGTGTCAAATACATGGTTGACCACCATAACCAGCAAACGTAGAAAACGAACAACGGCGTCAATTTAGGGAAAACGTATGAGAAAAACAGGGCTTCCATTGTGGCACAACCCGAATGCAATGATGGAAACGCTCCGAAGATGACTGCTGAATTCGTAAACCCTTTTGTATACAAATTAATTCCGAAATATTCGTCGATTCTTCCTAAACCACCAGGTGATCCATGCATACTGTAATTTGCTGGAGATAATCCATTCAAAATCTTATACCATGGTGGAGCAGCTGGAAACAAGTTTTGAGTCATCACCCCAAACAAGTTCATGTATCCGAATGCAAACGCATATCCTCTTAAGATGGTTGGAGGCCCACAAATGAATAAAATGGCAGCCACAACAAATGGTGCaccaaaatggaaaatCCCATATGGTAACCAAGCGACAATATCTAATGGTTTGTTTGTTGAAGTGGCGAGAATATCACTCAAATTATCACCATAAAGAATAGTTTCGATTGCTGGTAAAACTTTAACGGTGATCGGAGGCCTGTAGGAAGCGTCAAAAGATGACGATGTGAAGTATAATGACAACCATGCAAAAATAGGTAGAGcattaaagaaaaattgacCTGTGGCTGGAATCACAAATAGTAGCAGCAAAAGGGAATAGAAGAGTATCTTGAATATCCATGGTGCAGGATTTACAACAAATGAGAAAAACATTATACTCCCTAAAAACCCATAATGACATATATCTGTGGCTGAAGCATGGTAATTCTTTAGTTTCCGTATGCTTAATTTGGGATTAAAACTCGTTTCTAAATTAGCCAATCTAGAACCAGCCGGTCTATTAGCAAGAAAGGTTCGTTGGAAC
The genomic region above belongs to Kluyveromyces lactis strain NRRL Y-1140 chromosome B complete sequence and contains:
- the AUR1 gene encoding inositol phosphorylceramide synthase (similar to uniprot|P36107 Saccharomyces cerevisiae YKL004W AUR1 Phosphatidylinositol:ceramide phosphoinositol transferase (IPC synthase) required for sphingolipid synthesis can mutate to confer aureobasidin A resistance); protein product: MANWFQRTFLANRPAGSRLANLETSFNPKLSIRKLKNYHASATDICHYGFLGSIMFFSFVVNPAPWIFKILFYSLLLLLFVIPATGQFFFNALPIFAWLSLYFTSSSFDASYRPPITVKVLPAIETILYGDNLSDILATSTNKPLDIVAWLPYGIFHFGAPFVVAAILFICGPPTILRGYAFAFGYMNLFGVMTQNLFPAAPPWYKILNGLSPANYSMHGSPGGLGRIDEYFGINLYTKGFTNSAVIFGAFPSLHSGCATMEALFFSYVFPKLTPLFVFYVCWLWWSTMYLTHHYFVDLMAGSVLSYVIFQYTKYFHLPLTEKGVYSRWTYAEIPKFNIWQTDPLYGARSDVENVPLSVLETDFELNSMENSNNSNSNSPSIFDESSPRSVSRSSLTSTDNLEQDLPLRTSTAKPNKQRFD